ATTTCTTGAAAAGTGTTAACTTTCCATCATATCAAGCACTATAAATTATTTTtgagtatttatttatttcttaaagAAATAAAATCTACTCTTAGTTCACTCATTATGTTGTTTTTAATcaagtttaaaaaattattatttatagtcTTAATTCGATTGGCATCTGCATTACTGCCAGTATAGGAATATGTGAGTTTAAATGCATTAAGGCgcattattttcctattttagaGTTGATGAGGAACTATGAATAGTTCTAGACATTGTATAAAAACAAAACAGACATAATAAAAATAGGTtatgatattaatattaaaaaatatatatagtttattagtaaaagatttttaaatttttatttcataaaaatgGAAGGAAGGGATTCTACAATATTTTAAGGCGGCACTTAAAATTAATTAGAGGTCTTCATGAGTCGATTCGGGCCTAagcatgatattaatatattttatgtttgtcCAACTCTGGCTCGACTCAAAATATGGGTTTAAAATTTAGCCCAAACCAACTGATATTTGTAAAAGACTAACCCAAGCCCATTTTAGGTTCgctcatattatttttaatttttaaaaatattcattttaatatttaataatttttatttttatttattgaaagttTTATATAGTCATATTAACAttgttttaatgtttatattagaatagtattatatatttaatatagatTAATTTTTTAGTGcgttttaaattatataatatataaaaatataatttattataaatttaaaaatgggtTCAGGCCTTGAATATTAAAGTCTAAACTCAATCTATTTTTAAATAGGCCTACTTTTTTGCTTAAACTTATTTTTTGAACttaatatttttactcaaatattttcaaattttgaacgaACTTTGTACCTAAATGAATAACCCGATCCAGGTCTAGAATCAATGGTTAGAAACCTCATTTCAAGTTGAATCTTTCAACACTGCACCACTAGCTGCATGGACAAGACTACGCTAATTTCCCTAACCTCAAAGCCCTTACATGAATCAAGCTATTTGAACTACATTCCTTTGttcttaattaaatttaattgttGAAAACAGgaattcattttaaatatttcaataCTTGGAGAAATTCATGAGACTTAAATTACTTCATTGTTAGTAATCGAGAATATAATGTGTTAAAAAGACACTATTTATATAAATTTGTCACTACTATTTTATCATAGCACAATTTTATTAATTATCGTTTTATCATAGCTTTATTTGAAATTCTTGTAATATACTTCGTCAAAGATAGATGTTGAGTTCTTTTTATATCATGGCTCACACATGAGATTCTATTCGATCATTTCTATCTCGTCAATGACTAATTAAATGATTGTAGTACTCTCAAGTGGCCAACCAAAATAGAATTTGAACCGTACACAAAGCCAAAATTAAGAGGAAATTCCCTTCACTTAAATCATGAAAAGATTCTATGTATCTCCATCACACCCTCAATACTAAAAAAATTAGAAACCTCCGCTTACGACTCTCCACACATCCTCCATTGTGAGTACCGTCTCCATCTCCTCCTTATCCCTCAAGTAAATGTTATGTGGGTATGCTCGATGGAGATACTACATATTATGCACTGCCAAATGGAGAGAATAcatgtttgtatatatataacaTTGCAGTTTACACGTATTTCACaggctattttttaaaaaatttacaagGTAAGTTTCATTCAAGCTTTATTTGAAACTATAACCccgaagaagaaaagaaaaaaaaaactccaaaaagaaaagaaattatgaagtaaacTACCTACCACCACCCTCTTTTCTGAAACATTAATACATTAATAGAAATCCTACTTCACAAACAGTCGTCTATAATTTGCTGCTTCACCACTGATAATTTCACATATCAAGTCTTTGAAGATCAACCTCTCAACATCCAACACAACCCATGGAATTTCACTCTTGCACTTGCTCCAATCGATTGCTCCAACCTTCAAATCTCCCATTAAGATGCTTTGCACACTGTTAATCTCATCATCCAACCTTGTACTTGATACTGTTGGTAGTTTATCAATGTCCGAACATGAATCTCTTACCACATCCTGTCTCTTTGGTTTTCTATCCTCCACCACACATGGCTTGTCTATCTCAGAGCTTTGCTTCACTAACTTCCTCACACGAATTTCATTAACCTCACCGAATGTAAGCTGTTTGTGGCTCAGACTCCATTCTGCTTCATCAGCAATAAGACCCTCATAATCTGTTATAAGCACTATGTTAGCCAGATTCGAATAGATATGTTTAATTAGTCCAATGCATAAAGGATATAAGAGCTTCTCACCTTTAAAGGGATTTGATTTTTTCTTCACAGGAGATGGTGATTCGTCTCCGTAAAATGCGGCATCTAGAACCGAGACTGGACTAGGTTGTTCCATTACCGTATTCGGAGGTTCTGTTGTTGAAATCTGATTGATAGAAATGTAAGCTGTTTTAAAAGATGATCAAAATattatatgaatgaaatgattcGAAGGTAGAAGAACATTTACTTTATGATTCTTTTCTTGTTTTTGGGAGACTGATCCGTTGTGAGAACTATTCATGCTTGTAACTTCAATGTCACCGTAAGTGGCTGCACTCGAATTGCTCTTGAATTGCATTGAACTACCATCCCCTTGGTGGCTTAAGTCTGTCATGTCACTACTGATATCACTTGTTTGATCATCGCGTCGTTGCAAATCGTGGGATTTATTCCTGGAATTCCAATGCGGTAAGCCTGATTCTGCTTGTATTCTGCTTGATTGCCTTCTGCTTCTGCTCTGCTCTGATGCTGGATGAGTGAGACGAGGGTTTTTTTCCAATTCAAGCTTCTTCTTAAGGCATGTGGTCTCTGAGCTCATTGCCAGCTTCGGGTTTTCTCCAGCAATAGGCGACAGCTCTTTTGAAGTTTGGTTTAATGTTAGAGTTCTGGGAGTCGTGTTCGGTTGGGGTCGGCAGGAAGGATGTTTAGGAGAATTAGGCCTTAGAGTTAATTCTTTATATGGTCGCTTGTCAACCTTTTCATTTCCGACTTCCGCAGGGCTACTCCTTGTGCGGATTCTGCTTAAACTGCTTGTTGCAACCACTGATGAACTAGAATTGCTGGCATTTTCGATGCAGTTTGCTGGTTTAGTAATCTTGACCGGGGATTTAAGGCGTGTCGGAGAACTAGTTCCCTTAACTATGGCTGAAACTGAATTGCTACTTTGTAGCTTTCTCAAGTTTGGTGCTTCTGAGCTCTGACCAAGGACGCTGTTCGCTTGAGAGACAAAAATTGAAGCTTGGTCATCTTTTCTGGTCCCCACCATCTGTTTAGACTTCTGCATTGCTTCAACTATTTGTTTAAGGGCTCTGAGATCCTTTCCTGACTTTTGGAACTCGAGTTCTGCCAGCCGTTTCTCAATCTCACCATAAACAGTTAGAGAGGGGTTTGGGGATTTAGGCAGAGTTTCTCGACATTTCGAAGCCGATGTTTGAACTATGCTTCCATCCATATGCTTCCATGGGGCTGGTTCATTCGGACATCTAGTTGCAATAGATTTCTTCGAGTCTGCATTTGTCGAACCAGGTGAGCTGGGTTCCGTCTTTGAATTTCTTGGAGAACAAGAAACCCGATTTTTTGAATTCTCATCGATTCTCAATGAGAATGAAGGGAGATCATCTTTCAATATTTCCAGCCCCATCAACTTGGCTACAATGCTAGATGGTCCTTTGCCGCTCCCAGGTTCTTGTTGTCGGCTTCTCATTTCATTGCAGTCCATATGGTTGGTTGAACCTTTCGTGGAGATTTCCCTACTATCAAGTGACAGCCTTGGCTGATCTTTGAGCTTAACTTTAACTGCATCATGCGACCCCCTCCCGTCATAAGAGAAACGGCGAGCATCCCTTGCCACGAAAGTGAGCGAACCATCATTGCGTCCATTGGCCGTTCTAGGCACTTCTAGATTGATTTTCCTTGTCATTGCAGGTTTCGGTGACTGCAA
This is a stretch of genomic DNA from Gossypium arboreum isolate Shixiya-1 chromosome 11, ASM2569848v2, whole genome shotgun sequence. It encodes these proteins:
- the LOC108470949 gene encoding protein LONGIFOLIA 2-like, which encodes MSAKFMYPLSDENPDLQKQIGCMNGLFHHFLGSRRFATPSHKCLPPGSIGKHGTEAKIASQRIKENNLKKTAKENQRLSSESPRTSSSSYSSADCTKASRLDQHRSSSSQTSFPEIPKQEISNEQSTVYLQSCQHSVNLRNVVKDCIYREARGLSVKTGMKADAGQHQTLKYIDSPRPLQSPKPAMTRKINLEVPRTANGRNDGSLTFVARDARRFSYDGRGSHDAVKVKLKDQPRLSLDSREISTKGSTNHMDCNEMRSRQQEPGSGKGPSSIVAKLMGLEILKDDLPSFSLRIDENSKNRVSCSPRNSKTEPSSPGSTNADSKKSIATRCPNEPAPWKHMDGSIVQTSASKCRETLPKSPNPSLTVYGEIEKRLAELEFQKSGKDLRALKQIVEAMQKSKQMVGTRKDDQASIFVSQANSVLGQSSEAPNLRKLQSSNSVSAIVKGTSSPTRLKSPVKITKPANCIENASNSSSSVVATSSLSRIRTRSSPAEVGNEKVDKRPYKELTLRPNSPKHPSCRPQPNTTPRTLTLNQTSKELSPIAGENPKLAMSSETTCLKKKLELEKNPRLTHPASEQSRSRRQSSRIQAESGLPHWNSRNKSHDLQRRDDQTSDISSDMTDLSHQGDGSSMQFKSNSSAATYGDIEVTSMNSSHNGSVSQKQEKNHKISTTEPPNTVMEQPSPVSVLDAAFYGDESPSPVKKKSNPFKDYEGLIADEAEWSLSHKQLTFGEVNEIRVRKLVKQSSEIDKPCVVEDRKPKRQDVVRDSCSDIDKLPTVSSTRLDDEINSVQSILMGDLKVGAIDWSKCKSEIPWVVLDVERLIFKDLICEIISGEAANYRRLFVK